The Pseudomonas baetica genome includes a region encoding these proteins:
- the pal gene encoding peptidoglycan-associated lipoprotein Pal, with protein MEMLKFGKFAALALAMAVAVGCSSKGGDNAGEGAVDPNAGYGANTGAVDGSLSEEAALRAITTFYFEYDSSDLKPEAMRALDVHAKDLKANGARVVLEGNTDERGTREYNMALGERRAKAVQRYLVLQGVSPAQLELVSYGEERPVATGNDEQSWAQNRRVELRK; from the coding sequence ATGGAAATGCTGAAGTTTGGTAAATTTGCTGCGCTGGCTCTGGCCATGGCTGTAGCTGTAGGTTGCTCGTCCAAAGGCGGCGACAACGCCGGTGAAGGCGCTGTTGATCCAAACGCTGGTTACGGCGCAAACACTGGTGCCGTTGACGGTTCCCTGAGCGAAGAAGCTGCTCTGCGCGCAATCACCACCTTCTACTTCGAATACGACAGCTCGGACCTGAAGCCAGAAGCCATGCGCGCTCTGGACGTTCACGCCAAAGACCTGAAAGCAAACGGCGCTCGCGTTGTTCTGGAAGGCAACACCGACGAACGTGGTACTCGTGAGTACAACATGGCACTGGGCGAGCGTCGTGCGAAAGCCGTTCAACGCTACCTGGTACTGCAAGGTGTTTCCCCAGCTCAGCTGGAACTGGTTTCCTACGGCGAAGAGCGTCCAGTTGCTACCGGCAACGACGAGCAGTCCTGGGCTCAAAACCGTCGCGTCGAACTGCGTAAGTAA
- the tolA gene encoding cell envelope integrity protein TolA produces MQQVREPSASESFFWPSVWAIVLHVLVFGMLFVSFAFTPELPPAKPIVQATLYQLKSKSQATTQTNQKIAGEAKKSAARQTEVEQMEQKKVEQEAVKAAEQKKEEAAQKAEEAKKADESKKTDEAKKADEAKKADDAKKAEAKKAEEKQLADIAKKKAEEEAKEEAKKEAAEEAKKKIVEDAKKKAAEDAKKKAEAEEAKKKIADEAKKKAAADAAKKKAQDAARKSTEDKKAQALADLLSDTPQRQQALADEQGDEVAGSFDDLIRARAAEGWARPPSARKGMTVVLQIGMLPDGTVTSVSVAKSSGDGPFDASAVAAVKNIGRLTEMQGMKPSDFAPYRSFKMTFTPEDLAL; encoded by the coding sequence ATGCAGCAAGTGCGAGAGCCGTCCGCCTCGGAAAGCTTCTTCTGGCCTAGTGTCTGGGCGATTGTCTTGCACGTGCTGGTGTTCGGCATGCTGTTTGTCAGTTTCGCCTTCACACCAGAGCTGCCGCCGGCTAAACCGATTGTCCAGGCGACCCTGTACCAACTGAAATCGAAAAGTCAGGCAACCACCCAGACCAATCAGAAGATTGCGGGTGAGGCGAAGAAATCCGCCGCGCGCCAGACCGAAGTCGAGCAGATGGAGCAGAAAAAGGTCGAGCAGGAAGCGGTGAAAGCTGCGGAACAAAAGAAAGAAGAAGCGGCTCAAAAGGCCGAGGAAGCCAAGAAGGCCGACGAGTCGAAAAAAACGGACGAGGCGAAAAAGGCTGATGAAGCCAAAAAAGCCGACGACGCCAAAAAAGCCGAGGCCAAGAAGGCAGAAGAGAAACAATTGGCTGATATAGCCAAGAAGAAGGCTGAAGAAGAGGCGAAGGAAGAGGCCAAGAAAGAGGCCGCTGAAGAAGCCAAGAAGAAAATCGTCGAAGACGCGAAGAAGAAAGCCGCCGAAGACGCCAAGAAGAAAGCTGAAGCTGAAGAGGCGAAGAAGAAAATCGCCGACGAAGCGAAGAAGAAAGCTGCTGCCGATGCTGCGAAGAAGAAAGCGCAGGATGCGGCACGTAAATCGACCGAAGACAAAAAGGCTCAGGCCTTGGCCGATTTGCTTTCCGACACGCCACAGCGTCAGCAGGCCTTGGCCGATGAGCAGGGTGACGAGGTCGCGGGCAGTTTTGATGACCTGATTCGTGCGCGAGCTGCAGAAGGTTGGGCGCGTCCTCCTTCGGCACGCAAAGGCATGACGGTTGTGCTGCAGATCGGCATGTTGCCGGACGGTACGGTGACCTCGGTCAGCGTGGCCAAGTCCAGCGGCGACGGTCCGTTCGATGCTTCGGCAGTGGCGGCAGTCAAGAATATTGGACGTTTGACAGAAATGCAGGGAATGAAGCCGAGCGATTTCGCTCCGTATCGTTCATTCAAGATGACATTCACACCTGAGGATCTAGCCTTGTGA
- the tolB gene encoding Tol-Pal system beta propeller repeat protein TolB: MLVVICCMAGIAMADEKNILVTSGSDRATPIAVVPFGMQGGAVLPDDMAEIIGNDLRNSGYYSPIPKQNMISQPSQPSEIIFRDWKAVGAQYMMVGSIAPAGGRLQVQWALFNVATEQKVADGSVSGTTEQLRDMAHFISDQSFEKLTGIKGAFSTRLLYVTAERFSEKNTRYTLQRSDYDGARAVTLLQSREPILSPRFAPDGKRIAYVSFEQKRPRIFMQNIDTGRREQITNFEGLNGAPAWSPDGNRLAFVLSKDGNPDIYVMNLGSRQITRVTAGPGINTEPYWGKDGSTIYFTSDRGGKPQIYKTSASGGGAERVTFIGNYNANPKLSADEKTLVMIHRQDGFTNFKVAAQDLQRGSVKILTDSTLDESPTVAPNGTMVIYATRQQGRGVLMLVSINGRVRLPLPTAQGEVREPSWSPYLN; encoded by the coding sequence ATGCTGGTCGTGATCTGCTGCATGGCAGGGATCGCGATGGCTGATGAAAAGAACATTCTGGTCACCAGCGGCAGCGATCGGGCCACTCCGATCGCCGTTGTTCCGTTCGGCATGCAGGGCGGTGCCGTGCTGCCGGACGATATGGCTGAAATCATTGGTAACGATTTGCGCAACTCGGGCTACTACTCGCCGATTCCAAAGCAAAACATGATCAGCCAGCCAAGCCAGCCGAGTGAAATCATCTTCCGTGACTGGAAGGCGGTGGGTGCTCAGTACATGATGGTCGGCAGCATCGCTCCAGCGGGCGGTCGCCTGCAGGTGCAATGGGCGCTGTTCAACGTGGCCACCGAGCAGAAAGTGGCTGATGGCAGTGTTTCCGGCACCACCGAGCAATTGCGCGACATGGCGCACTTCATCTCGGACCAGTCGTTCGAAAAGCTCACCGGTATCAAAGGTGCGTTTTCGACCCGTCTGCTGTACGTGACAGCTGAGCGTTTCTCCGAAAAGAACACTCGCTACACCCTGCAGCGTTCGGACTACGACGGTGCTCGCGCAGTCACTCTGCTGCAATCGCGTGAGCCGATCCTGTCGCCGCGTTTCGCACCGGATGGCAAGCGCATCGCCTACGTGTCGTTCGAACAGAAGCGTCCGCGCATCTTCATGCAGAACATTGACACCGGTCGCCGTGAGCAGATCACCAACTTCGAAGGCCTGAATGGCGCGCCAGCCTGGTCGCCGGATGGCAATCGTCTGGCGTTCGTCTTGTCGAAAGACGGTAACCCGGACATCTACGTGATGAACCTCGGTTCGCGTCAGATCACTCGCGTGACTGCCGGCCCTGGCATCAACACCGAACCGTACTGGGGCAAGGATGGTTCGACCATCTACTTCACCTCGGACCGTGGCGGCAAACCTCAGATCTACAAAACCAGCGCCAGTGGTGGCGGTGCGGAGCGAGTGACCTTCATCGGTAACTACAACGCCAACCCGAAACTTTCGGCTGATGAAAAGACCCTGGTGATGATCCATCGTCAGGACGGCTTCACCAATTTCAAGGTGGCGGCCCAGGATTTGCAGCGAGGTAGTGTAAAGATCCTCACTGATAGCACTCTGGACGAGTCACCCACTGTTGCGCCCAACGGCACCATGGTAATCTACGCCACCCGCCAGCAGGGCCGGGGAGTCTTGATGCTCGTGTCCATTAATGGACGCGTGAGGCTCCCGCTTCCTACCGCTCAAGGCGAAGTCAGAGAACCGTCCTGGTCCCCTTACCTGAACTGA